A genomic segment from Rhizoctonia solani chromosome 11, complete sequence encodes:
- a CDS encoding alpha/beta hydrolase family protein → MSALQRSAMSTRVAGLSRQQAPPPQAKAPWAFPDSELGDEEDEEEDEEDGLGDLPPVRIPGAGPPQSWSYPNNSARDYSPISALGLLTQAAQVSVAESGLDFRVYYTPPTAQGPEGTVLVCHHGAGYSALSFACFAQEVTKISGGELGMLIIDARGHGKTTPLDASDPNADVLDLSVLASDFVNLLCTLFPKPAEAPSLILLGHSMGGTAVVHGCPSLLEKGYRVSGVAVLDVVEGSAMEALPHMHKLLDSRPDGFASQEEAIEWHVTTNTIRNVASARVSVPSLVVPAQPSDTPASHAWKWRTPLRNTSPYWRSWFNGLSEKFLAARTARLLVLAGTDRLDKTLMIGQMQGKFQMDNPERLSEIIVEFWRRNERVVAGIKKVGDA, encoded by the exons ATGTCTGCATTACAAAGATCTGCCATGTCAACTCGCGTTGCTGGGCTTTCCCGGCAACAAGCCCCGCCACCACAGGCTAAGGCTCCTTGGGCATTTCCTGACTCCGAACTGGGAgatgaagaggatgaagaagaggatgaagaggatggCTTGGGTGATCTCCCGCCAGTACGAATTCCTGGAGCTGG CCCGCCCCAATCGTGGAGCTACCCGAACAACTCTGCTCGAGATTATTCGCCAATCTCAGCGTTGGGCTTGCTTACTCAGGCTGCGCAAGTGTCGGTAGCCGAGTCTGGATTGGATTTCAGGGTGTATTACACTCCACCAACTGCGCAAGGTCCTGAAG GCACTGTGCTCGTTTGCCACCACGGAGCTGGATATTCCGCCCTTAGCTTCGCATGCTTTGCTCAGGAAGTGACAAAAATCAGTGGGGGAGAACTGGGAATGCTCATCATCGATGCTCGTGGACACG GTAAAACTACACCTCTTGACGCATCAGACCCAAATGCGGATGTACTCGATTTATCTGTGCTTGCATCAGATTTCGTAAATCTGCTTTGTACTTTGTTCCCCAAGCCGGCCGAGGCACCATCTCTAATT CTGCTGGGACACAGCATGGGAGGAACAGCGGTGGTACACGGATGCCCGTCACTGTTGGAGAAAGGTTATCGCGTCTCAGGGGTAGCAGTGTTGGACGTAGTAGAAG GTTCGGCGATGGAAGCACTCCCGCATATGCACAAGCTGCTGGACTCGCGACCTGATGGGTTTGCATCTCAAGAAGAAGCGATCGAATGGCA TGTTACCACAAACACGATTAGGAACGTGGCATCAGCACGGGTTTCGGTACCCTCTTTGGTTGTACCCGCACAGCCGAGTGATACGCCTGCTAGCCATGCCTGGAAATGGCGCACCCCGCTTCGAAATACCAGCCCATATTGGAGAA GCTGGTTCAATGGACTTTCGGAAAAGTTTCTTGCCGCACGGACGGCGCGGCTCTTGGTCCTTGCGGGTACAGATCGACTGGATAAAACTCTCATGATTGGGCAAATGCAAGGCAAGTTCCAGATG GATAACCCTGAACGACTTTCTGAGATAATTGTTGAATTTTGGAGGAGAAACGAGCGTGTAGTGGCAGGAATCAAGAAAGTAGGAGATGCATAA